Genomic DNA from Methanofollis sp. W23:
TTGACGTCCATGTCTGTACTCAGGTACGAACCTGCGGGGATAAAACTGCGGATGGGGGTAGGGAGAGCCCTTGCGAAAAAGAGAGAAAAAACTGAGATGCCGGGTTTAGAGGACCTCGGCCTTCGTGATCCTGACCTCGGTGCGCGGCCGGTCCTGGCGGTCGGTCCGGGTTGTGCCGATGGCGTCGACGACCTCCAGACCCTCGACTATCTCACCAAAGACCGGGTGCATCTGGTTGAGATGGACGTTGTCCACGAGGTTGATGAAGAACTGGCTTCCCCCGGTGTTCGGGCCGGCATTCGCCATCGAGATGGTGCCGCGGTCGTTCCTGTTCGAGGGCGTGAACTCGTCAGGGATCACGTATCCAGGCCCGCCCATCCCGGTCCCGGTTGGGTCGCCACCCTGGATCATGAAGTTCGCGATGACGCGGTGGAAGATGACGCCGTCGTAAAATCCTTCTTTCACGAGTTTCTCGAAGTTCCCTGCGGTGATCGGCATGTCGCCATAAAGCTGGATGGTGATGTCGCCCATCGTCGTGTGGAGGACGACCTTTGCTCCTTCTGGATGATTTGCCATGTTAACTCCTCTCTGTTTCATGGCAGTGACACTTTATAGACCTTCCCGCGAGGCGGTCCATGAGGATTTTTCTTCTGGAGAGGAGGCGAGGGGAGGGCGTGCCGCCCCCTGGACCCCCCGCGACATGATAGGTCGAGGACGGCAGCACTCTCTCTATGAACATCTATTCTGCCTTCCCGGCTCAATCTTCTTCATCTCGGGGGTCTGGGGGCAGCGCCCCCGGCGCGATTCATGAGGAAGGCATGTCGATCCGGTTTTCCCCCACAGAAGAAAAAAGGCGGGAGATAGGATCTCATCTTCATGAAATCCGAATATCCTCCTCCTGGCCGGGTGGTCATCCCGGGAAGAGGCGGTCGGGAGTGTACCCGGAAAAATGTCATGCGATATTCACGGAGGCGCGTGCTCGATTCATGCCAGATTCTCCAGAGTCCAACAGGCAGGTTTTTGCCTGGCCGCGCCTATGGGAGGCA
This window encodes:
- a CDS encoding peptidylprolyl isomerase, producing the protein MANHPEGAKVVLHTTMGDITIQLYGDMPITAGNFEKLVKEGFYDGVIFHRVIANFMIQGGDPTGTGMGGPGYVIPDEFTPSNRNDRGTISMANAGPNTGGSQFFINLVDNVHLNQMHPVFGEIVEGLEVVDAIGTTRTDRQDRPRTEVRITKAEVL